One Setaria italica strain Yugu1 chromosome II, Setaria_italica_v2.0, whole genome shotgun sequence DNA segment encodes these proteins:
- the LOC106804159 gene encoding uncharacterized protein LOC106804159, whose product MVLQGLKPHIFDRLKKFTGRWAGEVPARLWSLRMTPNRSTGFTPFFIVYSAEAILPTDLDYGAPRVKAYDEARSEKAHEDALDQLDEAHDVVVLRSAKYKQVLWCYHSKSMRGWAFQVGDLVL is encoded by the coding sequence ATGGTCCTCCAAGGCCTCAAGCCTCACATCTTTGACAGGCTCAAGAAGTTCACAGGACGGTGGGCAGGCGAGGTGCCCGCGAGGCTCTGGAGCCTAAGGATGACCCCGAACAGATCCACGGGCTTCACACCTTTCTTCATTGTGTACAGCGCTGAGGCCATCCTCCCTACCGACCTCGATTATGGGGCGCCacgggtcaaggcatacgacgagGCAAGGTCAGAAAAAGCTCACGAGGACGCACTCGACCAGCTCGACGAGGCGCACGATGTGGTAGTCCTCCGGTCAGCCAAGTACAAACAGGTCTTGTGGTGCTACCACAGCAAGAGCATGAGGGGGTGGGCTTTTCAGGTTGGCGACTTGGTCCTCTGA
- the LOC101779157 gene encoding uncharacterized protein LOC101779157 yields the protein MIGAFISRTTCETLVHKIGCVKPHSTKELLGIVTNHTSGEEAVVVIFNKGRGAARHDGEGGGGPSHHDGKKKNKKRHEGGLVAAADRLALPKGDLKVDAKGKQPPDADVNAGEKDTFPEPRNCLMIFDGLDFYGIRKRKNTARQVLSADPIILTYLKWSDTAIIFDRTDHPNHIGAPERLPLVVALIIANCRLSKILMDGGSNLNIMYIATLDDMKIPRSELRPTGALFHGVIPGKQAVPLVQIDLPVMFGTCTNFRTKILTFEVVDFKGSNHAIFGRTCFAKFMAISNYTYLKLKIPGPQGVITVSANHEFALLYDVENCKLQTQTIRSLEFFEIQHTTKEVASDSNKASTSGAFKLTEDAKVVQIDLEDSNKVAWIVAEHALDIRPDTRPVKQRLRHFNDGKQKAIGKEIAQLLTAGFIKEVFHPKWLANPVLVKKKNDSWRMCVDYTSLNKVVDSTTGCEVIFFLDAYSGYHHIAMKESDQLATSFITLFGAYYYVMMPFGLNNMGSTYQRCMNCCLDHLVGDTVEVYINNIFIKSHKTEQLTANLRDTFKCLHRYNIKLNPEKCVFRVPKGKLLGLIVSERGIEANPEKVAVIKNLGLITNLKGGQKLMGCLASLSCFISRLGEHSMPLYKLLKKSDQFCWNDEAQEAFDKLKAFLATPQPCETLVIEREELMHDLKVQRLVYFVSEVLSDIKVRSPQIQKMMYAILISKRKLIRYFESHPVMVVTSAPLGEIIQNRDASSHVAKWATELMGYLISYVPRTAIKSQVLADFIAKWTETQTPPHLTSHEF from the exons ATGATCGGGGCATTCATCTCGAGGACCACCTGCGAGACCCTCGTCCACAAGATCGGGTGTGTCAAGCCCCACTCCACCAAGGAGCTGCTGGGCATCGTCACCAACCACACCTCcggagaggaggcggtggtTGTGATCTTCAATAAGGGGAGAGGCGCTGCCAGGCATGATGGCGAGGGAGGAGGTGGTCCCTCTCACCACGATggtaagaagaagaacaagaagcgcCATGAGGGTGGCCTAGTGGCGGCCGCCGACCGCCTCG CGCTACCTAAGGGTGACCTCAAGGTCGACGCAAAAGGGAAGCAGCCACCGGATGCCGATGTCAACGCCGGGGAAAAGGACACCTTCCCCGAGCCCCGAAACTGCCTCATGATCTTCGACGGCTTGGACTTCTACGGGATCCGCAAAAGGAAGAACACAGCCAGGCAGGTACTGAGTGCTGACCCCATCATCCTGACCTACTTGAAGTGGTCGGACACGGCGATTATCTTTGACAGGACGGATCACCCCAACCACATCGGGGCGCCCGAGAGGCTTCCTCTCGTGGTGGCCCTGATCATTGCCAACTGCCGTCTGTCCAAGATCCTCATGGACGGAGGCTCCAACCTCAATATCATGTACATCGCCACCCTGGATGATATGAAGATCCCCAGGTCAGAGCTCCGACCAACTGGGGCCCTATTCCATGGGGTCATCCCGGGGAAGCAGGCGGTCCCCCTGGTGCAGATCGACCTACCCGTCATGTTTGGAACCTGCACCAACTTCCGTACCAAGATcctcacatttgaggtggtAGACTTCAAGGGGTCCAACCACGCGATCTTTGGGAGGACATGCTTTGCCAAGTTTATGGCGATCTcgaactacacctacctcaagctcaagatcccTGGGCCCCAAGGCGTGATCACAGTCAGCGCCAACCATGAGTTCGCACTTCTCTACGATGTAGAGAACTGCAAGCTACAGACACAGACCATCCGCTCCCTCGAGTTCTTTGAGATCCAGCATACCACAAAGGAGGTCGCCTCGGACTCCAACAAGGCCTCAACCTCGGGGGCCTTCAAGCTCACGGAGGATGCCAAGGTGGTCCAGATTGACCTTGAGGACTCCAACAAAGTGGCATGGATTG tcgccgagcatgcCCTCGACATCAGGCCGGACACCCGACCTGTAAAGCAACGCCTGCGCCACTTCAACGACGGGAAGCAGAAGGCCATTGGCAAAGAGATCGCCCAGCTCCTAACAGCTGGGTTCATCAAGGAGGTCTTCCACCCCAAGTGGTTGGCCAATCCCGtgttggtgaagaagaagaacgaCTCCTGGCGCATGTGCGTGGACTACACGAGCCTGAACAAA GTGGTTGACTCAACCACGGGGTGCGaggtcatcttcttccttgacgCCTACTCGGGCTACCATCATATCGCAATGAaggagtccgaccagctcgcaaCCTCCTTTATCACTTTGTTCGGTGCGTACTACTATGTCATGATGCCGTTCGGACTCAATAACATGGGCTCCACATACCAGAGGTGCATGAACTGCTGCCTCGACCACCTGGTCGGGGACACGGTGGAGGTCTACATCAACAACATCTTCATCAAATCCCACAAGACAGAGCAGCTCACCGCCAACCTGAGAGACACATTTAAGTGTCTTCACCGCTACAACATCAAGCTCAACCCGGAGAAGTGTGTCTTCAGGGTGCCCAAGGGCAAGCTCTTGGGCTTGATCGTCTCCGagcgcggcattgaggccaacccggagaaagtTGCTGTCATCAAGAACTTGGGGCTGATCACCAACCTCAAGGGAGGTCAGAAGCTAATGGGGTGCCTGGCCTCCCTAAGTTGCTTCATCTCGCGGCTCGGGGAGCACAGCATGCCTCTATACAAGCTACTAAAGAAATCCGACCAATTCTGCTGGAACGACGAGGCTCAGGAGGCTTTTGACAAGCTCAAAGCCTTCCTGGCCACCCCCCAACCTTG CGAAACACTAGTCATAGAACGCGAGGAGCTCATGCACGACCTCAAAGTGCAGAGGCTGGTGTACTTTGTCAGTGAGGTACTGTCCGACATCAAGGTACGCTCCCCTCAAATCCAGAAGATGATGTATGCCATCTTAATTTCAAAGCGCAAGCTTATCCGCTACTTCGAGAGCCACCCGGTCATGGTGGTGACATCGGCGCCGCTCGGGGAGATCATCCAGAACCGCGACGCCTCTAGTCACGTAGCTAAATGGGCAACAGAGCTCATGGGCTACCTGATTAGCTATGTGCCAAGGACTGCGATCAAGTCGCAGGTCCTTGCTGACTTCATCGCAAAGTGGACTGAGACCCAGACCCCCCCACACCTGACCAGCCATGAGTTCTAG